One window of the Bradyrhizobium sp. NP1 genome contains the following:
- a CDS encoding sulfurtransferase has protein sequence MEHDPLITSTELAGILHAPDLRLYDCTTYLEYQPPGSDIPYIAVPGRRTFEEGHIPGADFLDLQGEFSDQHTPLRFMMPDIAALEAAFGRHGVGPDSRVVLYSLATPMWATRFWWMLRALGFDNAAVLDGGLEQWRAEGRAIEMGPARGYPPGRFIAKPRTGLFVDSRTVLAAHGVANTVVVNALSAQLHQGLEPSRYGRPGHIPGSCNLPASTLLAGETKTFVPLTDAKTKFAAQGIAQDKRVIAYCGGGISATVDLFMLHRLGHQNLTLYDGSMGEWAKDESLPIETG, from the coding sequence ATGGAACACGATCCGCTGATCACGAGCACGGAACTTGCCGGCATTCTCCATGCGCCGGATTTGCGGCTCTACGACTGCACCACCTATCTCGAATACCAGCCGCCTGGCAGCGACATCCCCTATATCGCCGTGCCCGGCCGGCGAACGTTTGAGGAAGGGCACATTCCCGGCGCCGATTTCCTCGACCTGCAGGGCGAGTTCTCCGATCAGCACACGCCGCTCCGTTTCATGATGCCCGACATCGCGGCGCTCGAAGCGGCGTTCGGCCGCCACGGTGTCGGGCCCGACAGCCGCGTCGTGCTCTATTCCCTGGCCACGCCGATGTGGGCGACGCGGTTCTGGTGGATGCTGCGCGCGCTCGGCTTCGACAACGCCGCCGTGCTCGACGGCGGACTGGAGCAATGGCGGGCCGAAGGCCGCGCGATCGAAATGGGACCCGCCAGGGGATATCCGCCCGGGCGTTTCATCGCCAAACCGAGGACGGGCCTTTTCGTCGACAGCCGTACGGTGCTTGCCGCGCATGGCGTGGCGAACACCGTCGTCGTCAATGCACTGAGCGCGCAGCTGCACCAGGGTCTCGAGCCAAGCCGCTATGGCCGGCCAGGACACATCCCCGGAAGCTGCAACCTGCCGGCATCGACGCTGCTTGCGGGCGAAACCAAGACCTTCGTGCCGCTGACCGATGCGAAGACGAAATTCGCCGCGCAGGGCATCGCTCAAGACAAGCGCGTGATCGCCTATTGCGGCGGCGGCATTTCGGCAACCGTCGATCTCTTCATGCTGCACCGGCTCGGCCATCAGAACCTGACGCTCTATGACGGCTCGATGGGCGAATGGGCAAAAGACGAAAGCCTGCCGATCGAGACCGGCTGA
- a CDS encoding DMT family transporter: MTSSDVKLSAARPLSAGAIALMLMLCLSWGFNQVAVKLMLPEVPPLLQALARSIGALPVILIVGALRGVNFSLRDGSLGPGLVAGILFGVEFVLIYQGLRFTSASRAVVFLYTAPFFVALGAFQFLGERLRVSQWAGLALCFSGVALAIGVPQANVDANVLLGDLLVVGGGVLWGVTTLVTKGTRLHLVAPEKALAYQVVISIPILAAASWVTGETITHVPGPLSIALMAYQALWVVGLTFTVWFWLVTTYSASKLSAFSFFTPLFGVLAGYFVLHDALTPAFGAAALLVIAGLYLVNRS; this comes from the coding sequence ATGACATCCAGTGACGTGAAGCTTTCCGCCGCGCGGCCGCTCAGCGCGGGCGCCATCGCGCTGATGCTGATGTTGTGCCTGTCCTGGGGGTTCAACCAGGTCGCGGTCAAGCTGATGCTCCCTGAGGTTCCGCCGCTGCTGCAGGCGCTGGCTCGATCGATCGGTGCCCTGCCGGTGATCCTGATCGTCGGCGCATTGCGCGGGGTGAATTTCTCGCTGCGCGACGGCTCGCTCGGTCCGGGTCTCGTCGCCGGTATCCTGTTCGGCGTCGAATTCGTTCTGATCTATCAGGGCCTGCGTTTCACGTCGGCCTCGCGTGCGGTGGTGTTCCTGTACACCGCGCCGTTCTTCGTCGCGCTCGGCGCCTTTCAGTTCCTCGGCGAGCGGCTGCGGGTCTCGCAATGGGCCGGGCTTGCTTTGTGCTTTTCGGGCGTGGCGCTCGCCATCGGCGTGCCGCAGGCCAATGTCGATGCCAATGTGCTGCTCGGCGACCTCCTGGTCGTCGGCGGCGGTGTGCTCTGGGGCGTGACCACGCTGGTCACCAAGGGCACCAGGCTGCATCTCGTCGCGCCCGAGAAGGCGCTCGCCTACCAGGTCGTGATCTCGATCCCGATCCTGGCTGCGGCGTCCTGGGTGACCGGGGAGACCATCACCCATGTGCCCGGTCCGCTGTCGATCGCACTGATGGCCTATCAGGCGCTCTGGGTGGTCGGACTCACCTTCACGGTGTGGTTCTGGCTGGTGACCACCTACTCCGCGAGCAAGCTGTCGGCATTCAGCTTCTTCACGCCGCTGTTCGGCGTTCTCGCCGGGTATTTCGTCCTGCACGATGCCCTGACGCCGGCGTTCGGCGCGGCAGCACTTCTGGTGATCGCTGGCCTCTATCTGGTGAACCGCTCCTGA
- a CDS encoding Fur family transcriptional regulator: MTSAKPAFPAPDHDHGRCTADGISHAERICETRGQKFTPIRRQVLQALLSSHRPLGAYEVIDELARSMPRPAPITVYRALDFLMANGLVHRIESRNAFLACAHDHDAVSAVAFLICERCGAVGEIPAAPVAQSLNAAARATGFAPKLSVVEITGTCAHCQKAA; encoded by the coding sequence ATGACCTCTGCGAAGCCGGCTTTTCCCGCCCCCGATCATGATCACGGCCGCTGTACGGCGGACGGGATTTCGCATGCCGAGCGGATCTGCGAGACGCGCGGGCAGAAATTCACGCCGATCCGCCGCCAGGTGCTTCAGGCCCTGCTCTCGAGCCACCGCCCGCTCGGCGCCTATGAGGTGATCGACGAGCTCGCCAGATCGATGCCGCGGCCGGCGCCGATCACGGTCTATCGGGCGCTGGATTTCCTGATGGCGAATGGGCTGGTGCACCGGATCGAGAGCCGCAACGCCTTTCTCGCCTGCGCGCACGACCATGATGCAGTCAGCGCGGTCGCGTTCCTGATCTGCGAGCGCTGCGGCGCTGTCGGCGAGATTCCGGCCGCCCCCGTTGCGCAGAGCCTCAATGCCGCGGCGCGCGCCACCGGCTTTGCGCCGAAACTGTCGGTGGTCGAGATCACCGGCACCTGCGCCCACTGCCAGAAAGCCGCCTAG
- a CDS encoding MarR family transcriptional regulator: MRGSVDMNFLFTLGELQRLVRAYADKEAARFGITRAQWAVLAKVERNEGMKQTELAEQMEMQPITLTRLIDKLCDNDWIERRGDEADRRVNRLYLKKAGRQLLGKMSGLRSELTATALDGINPADAHRLLSQLEAIKENVRNAIQNNAGEQLKKEQRYG; the protein is encoded by the coding sequence ATGCGCGGTTCCGTGGATATGAACTTCCTCTTCACCCTGGGCGAATTGCAGCGCCTGGTGCGCGCCTATGCCGACAAGGAAGCGGCCCGCTTCGGCATCACCCGGGCGCAATGGGCGGTGCTGGCCAAGGTCGAACGCAACGAGGGCATGAAGCAGACCGAACTTGCCGAGCAGATGGAAATGCAGCCGATCACGCTGACGCGACTGATCGACAAGCTCTGCGACAACGACTGGATCGAACGCCGCGGCGACGAGGCCGACCGCCGTGTCAACCGGCTCTACCTGAAGAAGGCCGGCCGGCAGCTCCTGGGCAAGATGAGCGGGCTGCGCTCGGAACTCACGGCCACCGCGCTCGACGGCATCAACCCGGCCGACGCGCACCGGCTTCTCTCCCAGCTCGAAGCCATCAAGGAAAACGTCCGCAACGCCATCCAGAACAACGCGGGCGAGCAACTGAAGAAGGAACAGCGGTATGGCTGA
- a CDS encoding HlyD family secretion protein, translating into MAEPVLKFPPEQKGAPEKPRTKVAAEPRRRLLALMRRHRRFLLLVVLPSAAAIGGLVFYLNGGRYVGTDDAYVGAQKVLITPDISGKIEKVVVREGQHVKQGDVLFEIDPVPFRLAVDQARAQLDQAKTTYDNLTANVKIYGQMLDLAQRSVDLKQRDVERKQSLVKNSFGSQLDLDNASNAMVTAGAQAQFVKQQLSNAQAQLLGNPDLPLEQFPPYAQAKANLDQAERNLNHTVLRAPMPGIATQVEQIQLGRFVAAGTPVFSVIDIDHPWVDANPKEGDFTYVAVGQPVTLDVDAFPNHVFRGKIGSLSPGTGAQFAILPPQNATGNFVKVVQRVPVRIYFDESDPFVKKLKAGMSVYATIDTGHQRSIAGLLGLSPAAANQD; encoded by the coding sequence ATGGCTGAACCGGTCCTGAAATTTCCGCCCGAGCAGAAGGGCGCGCCGGAGAAGCCGCGGACCAAGGTGGCGGCCGAGCCACGCCGGCGTCTGCTGGCACTGATGCGGCGCCATCGCCGTTTCCTGCTGCTGGTGGTGCTGCCGTCGGCGGCTGCGATCGGCGGACTGGTGTTCTATCTCAACGGCGGCCGCTATGTCGGCACCGACGACGCCTATGTCGGCGCGCAGAAGGTGCTGATCACGCCCGATATCTCCGGCAAGATCGAAAAGGTCGTCGTCAGGGAAGGCCAGCATGTCAAGCAGGGCGACGTGCTGTTCGAGATCGACCCCGTGCCGTTTCGCCTCGCGGTCGACCAGGCCAGGGCGCAGCTCGACCAGGCCAAGACCACCTATGACAATCTGACCGCCAACGTCAAAATCTACGGCCAGATGCTCGATCTGGCGCAGCGGTCGGTCGACCTGAAGCAGCGCGACGTCGAACGCAAGCAGTCGCTGGTCAAGAACAGCTTCGGCTCCCAGCTCGACCTCGACAACGCGTCCAACGCCATGGTCACCGCCGGCGCCCAGGCGCAGTTCGTCAAGCAGCAGCTTTCCAATGCGCAGGCGCAGCTGCTCGGCAATCCCGATCTGCCGCTCGAGCAGTTTCCGCCCTATGCCCAGGCCAAGGCCAATCTCGACCAGGCGGAGCGCAACCTGAACCATACCGTGCTGCGCGCGCCGATGCCGGGCATCGCCACCCAGGTCGAGCAGATCCAGCTCGGCCGCTTCGTCGCCGCCGGCACGCCGGTCTTCTCCGTCATCGACATCGACCATCCCTGGGTCGACGCCAACCCGAAGGAAGGCGACTTCACCTATGTCGCGGTCGGCCAGCCCGTGACGCTTGATGTCGACGCGTTCCCGAACCACGTGTTCAGGGGCAAGATCGGCTCGCTCTCGCCTGGCACCGGCGCGCAGTTCGCGATCCTGCCGCCGCAGAACGCCACCGGCAATTTCGTCAAGGTGGTGCAGCGCGTGCCGGTGCGGATCTATTTCGACGAGAGCGATCCGTTCGTGAAGAAGCTCAAGGCCGGCATGAGCGTCTATGCCACGATCGACACCGGCCATCAGCGCTCGATCGCAGGGCTGCTCGGCCTCTCGCCCGCGGCAGCCAACCAGGACTAG
- a CDS encoding MDR family MFS transporter translates to MSPTTVPSPSMAPGLRRNMVTICAMTATIMQALDTTIANVALPYMQGTLSASQDQINWVLTSYIVAAAIMTAPVGWIANRFGRKRIFIICSAGFTIASVLCGLAQDINQMVLFRLLQGVFGAALVPLSQAVMLDSYTLQERAKAMSIWGMGVMMGPIMGPSLGAWLTETYSWHWVFFVNLPFGAITVLGLIVFMDETKKDLSLRFDWFGFTALAVAIGALQLALDRGEQLGWLESNEIIAEFIVSAIGFYYFFAHSFTTSRPFIQFALFKDRNFVTGCIFMTVMGLVLYSTMALASPYLQNVIGYPIITAGLLLASRGLGTFVAMMLVGRLMRYIEARTLIVTGLLLTAASLFQMTGWTDQTGGSEIVTVSVVQGFGFGLVFVPLSTVSFLTLPNHLRTDGTSMLTLMRNVASSVGISIVIAQLTEGSRRIHAILVEHINPFNHALQMPNVSGMINLNTDTGRAMADAMVNVQAQIIAFSHDYQLVMLFILVSIPLAVMIGSTKAALRAQGVGPEHAVME, encoded by the coding sequence ATGTCGCCGACCACGGTGCCGTCACCAAGCATGGCGCCCGGCCTGCGCCGGAACATGGTGACGATCTGCGCCATGACCGCGACCATCATGCAGGCGCTCGACACCACCATCGCCAACGTCGCGCTGCCCTACATGCAGGGCACGCTGTCGGCCTCGCAGGACCAGATCAACTGGGTGCTGACTTCCTACATCGTCGCGGCCGCGATCATGACGGCACCGGTCGGCTGGATCGCCAACCGCTTCGGCCGCAAGCGCATCTTCATCATCTGCTCGGCCGGCTTCACGATCGCCTCCGTGCTGTGCGGGCTCGCGCAGGACATCAACCAGATGGTGCTGTTCCGCCTGCTGCAGGGCGTGTTTGGCGCGGCGCTGGTGCCGCTGTCCCAGGCCGTGATGCTCGACTCCTACACGCTGCAGGAACGGGCGAAAGCGATGTCGATCTGGGGCATGGGCGTGATGATGGGTCCGATCATGGGACCCTCGCTCGGAGCATGGCTGACCGAGACCTATTCCTGGCACTGGGTGTTCTTCGTCAACCTGCCGTTCGGCGCGATCACCGTGCTCGGGCTCATCGTCTTCATGGATGAGACCAAGAAGGATCTCAGCCTGCGCTTCGACTGGTTCGGCTTCACGGCGCTCGCGGTTGCGATCGGCGCGCTGCAGCTCGCGCTCGACCGCGGCGAGCAGCTCGGCTGGCTGGAATCCAACGAGATCATCGCCGAGTTCATCGTCTCCGCCATCGGCTTCTACTACTTCTTCGCGCACTCCTTCACGACCTCGCGGCCGTTCATCCAGTTCGCGCTGTTCAAGGACAGGAATTTCGTCACCGGCTGCATCTTCATGACGGTGATGGGGCTCGTGCTTTATTCGACGATGGCGCTGGCTTCGCCCTATTTGCAGAACGTGATCGGCTATCCGATCATCACCGCCGGCCTGCTGCTTGCGAGCCGCGGCCTCGGCACCTTCGTCGCCATGATGCTGGTCGGCCGCCTGATGCGCTATATCGAGGCGCGCACGCTGATCGTCACCGGGCTCCTGCTCACCGCGGCCTCGCTGTTCCAGATGACCGGCTGGACCGACCAGACCGGCGGGTCCGAGATCGTGACCGTCAGCGTCGTCCAGGGTTTCGGCTTCGGCCTTGTCTTCGTGCCGCTGTCGACGGTATCGTTCCTGACGCTGCCCAACCACTTGCGCACCGACGGCACCTCGATGCTGACCCTGATGCGCAACGTCGCCAGTTCCGTCGGCATCTCGATCGTGATCGCGCAGCTCACGGAAGGCTCGCGGCGGATCCACGCGATCCTGGTCGAGCACATCAATCCGTTCAATCACGCGCTGCAGATGCCGAACGTCTCCGGCATGATCAATCTCAACACCGACACCGGGCGCGCCATGGCCGACGCCATGGTGAACGTGCAGGCGCAGATCATCGCCTTCTCGCACGATTACCAGCTCGTGATGCTGTTCATCCTGGTCTCGATCCCGCTGGCCGTCATGATCGGATCGACCAAGGCGGCGCTGCGCGCGCAAGGCGTGGGGCCCGAACACGCCGTGATGGAGTAA
- a CDS encoding DMT family transporter, with amino-acid sequence MIDAQKATPGRNHELLGLLGFLLVATAQVSNMILARGVAGSVPPFTIAFFRWSIVAVGLLPAVVVGLRENPGLLRMQGRAIVAAGFLGMFVCGGPVYLAGVTTSAINIALIMALAPLVVLAMSWLSGTEAIDRRQVAGMLISLAGAALIITRGGATARLGVAWGDLLALLAMLGWAGYTLMQNSAGRGLSFLARVGLFAAAGALFSLPFAAHEMWSRPDAAFSGHAALVYLFAGLVPGLFAYGGYAYLGSTFGAVATSLSLYLGPIVSAVLSMAFLGEPPTLVHLVGGALSLGGMWFCLRAKPKAG; translated from the coding sequence ATGATTGATGCGCAGAAGGCGACCCCGGGCCGGAACCACGAGCTGCTCGGGCTCCTCGGCTTCCTGCTGGTCGCGACCGCCCAGGTTTCCAACATGATCCTGGCGCGCGGCGTCGCCGGCAGCGTGCCGCCCTTCACCATCGCCTTCTTCCGCTGGAGCATCGTGGCCGTCGGGCTGCTGCCTGCCGTCGTGGTCGGGCTTCGCGAAAATCCCGGCCTGTTGCGCATGCAGGGACGCGCCATCGTCGCCGCCGGCTTTCTCGGCATGTTCGTCTGCGGCGGCCCGGTCTATCTGGCCGGGGTCACCACCTCGGCGATCAATATCGCGCTGATCATGGCGCTCGCCCCGCTGGTCGTGCTCGCGATGTCCTGGCTGTCGGGAACGGAGGCGATCGATCGCCGTCAGGTCGCGGGCATGCTGATTTCGCTCGCCGGCGCGGCGCTGATCATCACCCGTGGCGGCGCGACCGCGCGGCTCGGGGTGGCCTGGGGCGATCTGCTCGCCTTGCTCGCGATGCTGGGATGGGCCGGCTACACCCTGATGCAGAACAGCGCCGGCCGCGGCTTGAGCTTCCTCGCGCGTGTCGGCCTGTTCGCGGCCGCCGGCGCGCTGTTCTCCCTGCCGTTTGCCGCCCACGAAATGTGGTCGCGGCCCGATGCCGCCTTCAGCGGGCACGCGGCGCTGGTCTATCTGTTCGCGGGGCTGGTTCCCGGCCTGTTCGCCTATGGCGGCTACGCCTATCTCGGCTCGACCTTCGGCGCGGTCGCGACTTCGCTCAGCCTTTATCTCGGTCCGATCGTCAGCGCGGTGCTGTCGATGGCGTTCCTCGGCGAGCCGCCGACGCTTGTGCATCTCGTCGGTGGCGCGCTGTCGCTCGGCGGCATGTGGTTCTGCCTGCGCGCCAAGCCGAAGGCAGGCTGA
- the pcaG gene encoding protocatechuate 3,4-dioxygenase subunit alpha encodes MQGKAEGITPSQTVGPFFKYGLTPDGQYDWNDAFTSNLVTPDASGERIRIEGKVYDGEGQPVPDCMLEIWQADGQGRFVDPQDSRALPNTKFRGFGRCGTDANGSYAFDTIKPGAVPGPDGRAQAPHILLAVFGRGMLRHLYTRIYFSDEAANGSDGVLALVPADRRATLIATREGGKGSPVYRLDLRLQGGDETVFFDI; translated from the coding sequence GTGCAGGGCAAGGCAGAAGGGATCACGCCATCGCAGACCGTCGGTCCGTTCTTCAAATATGGGCTGACGCCGGACGGCCAGTACGACTGGAACGACGCCTTCACCAGCAATCTGGTCACCCCCGACGCGAGCGGCGAGCGTATCCGCATCGAAGGCAAGGTCTATGACGGCGAAGGCCAGCCGGTGCCGGACTGCATGCTCGAGATCTGGCAGGCCGACGGCCAGGGGCGTTTTGTCGATCCGCAGGACAGCCGCGCGCTGCCCAACACCAAATTCCGCGGCTTCGGCCGCTGCGGCACCGACGCCAACGGCTCCTACGCCTTCGACACCATCAAGCCGGGCGCGGTGCCGGGCCCCGATGGACGAGCGCAGGCGCCGCATATTTTGCTCGCCGTGTTCGGCCGCGGCATGCTGCGGCATCTGTACACCCGGATCTATTTCAGCGACGAGGCGGCCAACGGCAGCGATGGCGTGCTGGCGCTGGTACCGGCGGACCGCCGCGCCACGCTGATTGCCACGCGCGAGGGCGGCAAGGGCAGCCCCGTCTATCGGCTCGACCTGCGCCTGCAGGGCGGCGACGAGACGGTGTTTTTCGATATCTGA
- the pcaH gene encoding protocatechuate 3,4-dioxygenase subunit beta, with the protein MTFIYPVESNKAHPAPLSPAYKSSILRAPQKPLIPMPHTLSELTGPVYGHETVRQGDADLTTMHKGEPLGERIIVHGHVLDEDGRGVPNTLVELWQANACGRYIHVRDQHPAPLDPNFTGAGRAQSDASGYYRFVTIKPGAYPWGNHHNAWRPAHIHFSVFGHSFVSRLVTQMYFPGDPLFEFDPIFNSVPDEKARMRMVSSFDLENTQPEWALCYRFNIVLRGHNATPMENK; encoded by the coding sequence ATGACATTTATCTACCCCGTCGAGAGCAACAAGGCGCATCCAGCGCCGTTGTCGCCGGCCTACAAGAGCTCCATACTGCGCGCGCCGCAGAAGCCCTTGATCCCGATGCCGCATACGCTGTCGGAATTGACCGGACCGGTTTACGGCCACGAAACCGTGCGGCAGGGCGATGCCGATCTCACCACCATGCACAAGGGCGAGCCGCTCGGCGAGCGCATCATCGTCCATGGCCACGTGCTCGACGAGGACGGGCGCGGCGTGCCGAACACGCTGGTCGAGCTGTGGCAGGCCAACGCCTGCGGCCGCTACATCCATGTCCGCGACCAGCATCCGGCGCCGCTCGATCCGAACTTCACCGGCGCCGGCCGTGCCCAGAGCGACGCGTCGGGCTATTATCGTTTCGTCACCATCAAGCCCGGCGCCTATCCCTGGGGCAACCACCACAATGCCTGGCGTCCGGCGCACATCCATTTCTCGGTGTTCGGCCATTCCTTCGTCTCGCGCCTGGTGACGCAGATGTATTTCCCGGGCGATCCGCTGTTCGAATTCGATCCGATCTTCAACTCGGTGCCGGACGAGAAGGCGCGGATGCGCATGGTCTCCTCCTTCGATCTGGAAAACACCCAGCCCGAATGGGCGCTGTGCTACCGTTTCAACATCGTGCTGCGCGGCCACAACGCCACGCCAATGGAGAACAAATAA
- the pcaF gene encoding 3-oxoadipyl-CoA thiolase, whose protein sequence is MRDVFICDAVRTPIGRFGGSLAKVRADDLAAAPIKALIAKHPKLDWSAVDEVFFGCANQAGEDNRNVARMALLLAGLPESVPGQTLNRLCASGLDAVGAAGRAIRAGEIDFAIAGGVESMTRAPFVMGKAAEAFSRSSEIFDTTIGWRFINPLMKAQYGVDSMPETGENVAEEFQVSRADQDAFAIRSQQRAGAAIAAGYFAEEITPLSVPGGKAGPITVEKDEHPRPETTLEGLAKLKPIVRNPGTVTAGNASGVNDGAAAMIIASEAAVKKHGLTPRAKILGLASAAVPPRIMGIGPVPATRKLMERLKLKISDFDLIELNEAFASQGIACLRQLGVKEDADFVNPHGGAIALGHPLGMSGARLALTAVHGMEKRGGRLALATMCVGVGQGVAVAIEKLN, encoded by the coding sequence ATGCGTGATGTGTTCATTTGCGATGCCGTTCGGACCCCGATCGGTCGTTTCGGCGGTTCGCTCGCAAAAGTCCGCGCCGACGATCTGGCGGCGGCCCCGATCAAGGCCTTGATCGCCAAACACCCCAAGCTGGACTGGTCGGCCGTCGATGAAGTCTTTTTCGGCTGCGCCAACCAGGCGGGCGAGGACAACCGCAATGTCGCGCGCATGGCGCTCCTGCTCGCTGGCCTGCCGGAATCGGTGCCGGGGCAGACGCTGAACCGGCTCTGCGCCTCCGGGCTTGACGCGGTCGGTGCCGCAGGCCGCGCGATCCGCGCCGGCGAGATCGATTTCGCGATCGCGGGCGGCGTCGAATCGATGACGCGGGCGCCCTTCGTGATGGGCAAGGCGGCGGAAGCCTTCTCGCGCTCTTCCGAGATTTTCGACACCACGATCGGCTGGCGCTTCATCAATCCGCTGATGAAGGCGCAATATGGCGTCGATTCCATGCCCGAGACCGGCGAGAACGTCGCCGAGGAATTCCAGGTCTCGCGCGCCGACCAGGATGCGTTCGCGATCCGCTCGCAGCAGCGCGCCGGCGCTGCGATCGCCGCAGGCTATTTCGCCGAAGAAATCACCCCGCTGTCGGTGCCCGGCGGCAAGGCCGGCCCCATCACCGTGGAAAAGGACGAGCATCCGCGCCCCGAGACGACGCTGGAGGGTCTCGCCAAGCTCAAGCCGATCGTGCGCAATCCGGGCACGGTGACGGCCGGCAACGCGTCCGGCGTCAATGACGGCGCCGCCGCCATGATCATCGCCTCGGAGGCCGCCGTGAAGAAGCACGGCCTGACCCCGCGCGCGAAAATCCTCGGACTTGCCTCGGCCGCGGTGCCGCCGCGCATCATGGGCATCGGCCCGGTGCCGGCGACGCGCAAGCTGATGGAGCGGCTGAAGCTGAAGATCAGCGATTTCGATTTGATCGAGCTCAATGAGGCTTTCGCGTCGCAGGGCATAGCGTGCCTGCGCCAGCTCGGCGTGAAGGAGGATGCCGATTTCGTCAATCCGCATGGCGGGGCGATCGCGCTCGGCCATCCCCTTGGCATGAGCGGCGCGCGGCTCGCGCTGACGGCGGTGCACGGCATGGAGAAGCGCGGCGGCAGGCTCGCGCTCGCCACGATGTGCGTCGGCGTCGGCCAGGGTGTTGCGGTCGCGATCGAGAAACTGAACTGA